Within Stella humosa, the genomic segment CCAGGGCCGATGTGTCGACCACGATCATCGGGGCAGCCCATGTTCGTCCCATTCGAGTGGATCCACCCAGTCAGGACGGTCGGGGATCGCATCGACCTGCTTCAACAATGCGATGATCTGTGCCTCCAGGTCCGGCCGTCCTTTCTCACGAAGGATGCGATCGACCGCCATCTCCACCGCTGCCGTCTTGCTCAGCCCCGTCACCGACGCCAGTCGTTCGATCTTTCGCACGACTTCGGGGTTCGCTATCTGAACGGCCATGAACGCCTCCTGATATCCATATCCACATCATCAATATACACTGGACGAGACCATGTCCAAGACGACCCGTGCCACACTCGCCCTGCAGAAGGCCGGGATCGCCTTCACGACCGCAAACTACGATTATGACCCCGGCGCGGAACGCGTGGGGCTGCAGGCCGCCGAAGCGCTGGGCGAGGCGCCGGGGCGGGTCCTCAAGACCCTGATGGCGGAGGTCGACGGGCGGCCGGTCTGTGCCGTCGTGCCGTCCGACCGCGAGGTCTCGATGAAGCGGCTGGCCGCGGCGTTCGGGGGCAAGTCGGCGCAGATGATGCGGCCGGCCGATGCCGAGCGCCTGACCGGCTATCATGTCGGCGGCATCAGCCCCTTCGGCCAGAAACGGCAGGTGCCGACCGCCTTCGAGGTGTCCGCCCTGGAGCTGCCCTATGTCTACATCAATGGCGGGCAGCGCGGGCTCCAGGTGCGAATGGCGCCCGCCGATGCCGTGCGCGCGCTGGCCGCCGTCAGCGCGGCACTCGTCGCGTGACGATCGCCGGGCGGGCGGCACGCAGCACGCGCCAGCCGAGCCAGAGGAAGACGACCAGCACGATCGCCTGGGCGATGGCGAAGGGTGGCTCGGCCTGGGTCGGCGCCAGGGCGCGGAGCGCCGGGACCTTCTGGAAAGCCTGGGCAACGGCGACGAAGACCAGGAAATATTCGCTGGCGACCGCACCCGCCGCATAGATCCGCCGCCAGTTGTCGCGCAGGCCGAAAAGGTAGAGGCCTGCCAGCGTCGGTACCAGCACTGCCAGCGCAATTACGCCGACCCCATGCGACGGCAGGAAGCCGTTGAAGGGAAATATGAAACCCGTGACGCTCGTGGCCACCGCCGTCCACAGGAAGACGCCGGTCCAGGCCGTCGCGATGCGGCCGTGCAACAGGCTGGCGATGACCGGCACGCCCGCTGCCAGGGCGATCAGGCTCAGGCCGGTATGGATGGTCGTCAGTGTGGACAGGTCCATGGGTCGCGCCCCCGCGCAATGCCGGCCCCAGCGCCGGCCGCACGACTATAGGCCTGCCTTATTGGTCGGCGCCCCGGCGATCTTCGCGCCGGCGCCCATTTGCCCAGATGGGATATTGCCGCTGGCCTGGGCCTCTGCGATCCTCGCGTCCCGTCCTGCCCAATCCCCTGCCGATCGAGGCCCCGCCATGGCGCGTATCCGCGACATCCGCATCGTCGCCCTGGAGTTCGCCGTCCCCGACGACCAGGCCTATGGCATGGCCCGCGGCCTGACCGCGCGGCGCGGCGGCGCCATCATCGTGGTCGAGACCGACGAGGGCATCGAGGGCATCGGCGAATCCTGGGGGCCGCCGCGCATCACCGCGGAGTATCTGCGGCTGGTGAAGGCCTACTTCGTCGGCACCAGCATCTTCGCCCAGCGCGGCGTCGCCCAGACGATCTTCGCCAAGCACTATCATTTCGGCATCCAGAACCAACTCGTCTCGCTGCTGAGCGGCATCGACGTCGCCTGCCACGACGCCATGGGCAAGGTGCTGGGCCTGTCGGTGGCCGACCTGATCGGCGGCCGGCAGCGCGAGCGGGTGGCGGCCTATGCCTCAGGCGGCTACTTCACGGCCACCGGCAACCACGAGACGACGCTGGCAGCCCAGCTCGAGCCGCATGTCGACCGCGGTTTCCTGGCCTTCAAGATCAAGATCGGCCGCAACCCGGCCGAGGACGAGAAGCGCGTCGCGCTGGCCCGCCGCATCATCGGCCACGACGCGCTGCTGACGGTCGATTCCAACGGCAACTACACCTTCGACGGGGTGATGGAGAGCATCCGCCGCATCGCCCCCTACGGCATCCACTGGTACGAGGAGCCGCTCGCCCCGCAGGACTGGAAGGGCTATGCCGAGCTGAAGACGCGGGCGACCGTGCCGATCGCCACCGGCGAGGCGCTCTATACCGTGTTCGACATGAAGCGGCTGATCGACGGCCGCCTGGCCGATGTTGTGCAGCCCGACCTGGCGCTGTGCGGCGGCCTGGACGTGGCGCGCACCGTCGGCATCCTGTGCGCGGCCGAGCATCTGCGCATCTCGCCGCACGTCTGGGGCACCGGCGTCGGACTGGCGGCGGCCGTCCATTTCGTGGCATCGCTGCCGAACTATCCCCATTCCGACAACGTGCCCTTCCCCACCATGGTCGAATACGACATGGGCCGGAATGCCCTCCAGAACGACATCTTCCAGGAGCCCATCCAGTTCAAGGACGGCTATCTGGAGGTGCCGAAGGGGCCGGGCCTGGGTGTCACGCTGAACCCCGAGGTGGTCGCGCGCTACACCGTCTCCTGAGGCCCTGGCCATGGATGCCGGTCCGCTGCTGGAAGTGCGCGATCTCCGCACCGGCTTCCGCACGCGCCGCGGCATGCTCCAGGCGGTGGACGGCGTCGCCTTTGCCGTCGCGCGCGGCGAGACGGTGGCGATCGTCGGCGAATCCGGCTCGGGCAAGTCGGTCACGGCCATGTCGATCCTGCGCCTCTTCGGCCGCACCGACCGGGCTTCGATCGCGGGTAGCATATTGCTGCATGGCCGCGAAGGCGGCGTGCGCGACCTGCTGACCCTGCCGGAGCCCGCCCTGCGCGACGTGCGCGGGCGGGAGATCGCCGTGATTTTCCAGGACCCGTCGGCCAGCCTGAACCCGGTCTTCACCATCGGCGAGCAGATCCGCGAGGCGATCCGCCGCCACCGCCCGGGCGACGCCGCGCGCGCCGATGCCGTCGCGGTCGAGTTGCTGCGCGACGTCGGCATCGCCGACCCGGAACGGCGCGTGGCCGCCTACCCGCACCAGCTTTCGGGCGGGATGCGCCAGCGGGTGATGATCGCCATAGCACTGGCCTGCCAGCCGCGCCTGCTGATCGCCGACGAGCCGACGACGGCGCTCGACGTCACCATCCAGGCCCAGATCATGCGCCTGCTGGCAGACCTGAAGTCCGCGCGCGGCATGGGCCTGCTGTTCATCACCCACGACCTGGCCCTGGTGGGCGAGATCGCCGACCGCGTCGTCGTCATGTATGCGGGCCAGGTGGTGGAAACCGGCGCCACGGCCGCCATCCTGGCCCGGCCGCGCCACCCCTACACCCGCGCCCTGCTGGAATGCCGGCCCGAGCGGCGCTACCGCGACGACGGGCAGCCGGACGACCGCCTGCTGCGGCCGATCGCGGGCGCTCCACCGCGGCCGACCGAGATCCCCGCCGGCTGCCGCTTCGCCCCGCGCTGCCCGATGGCCGAGGCCCGCTGCACGGCAGGCCCGGTTTCGCTCGAGCCGGTGCCCGACGACCGTTCGAGCCGCTGCCTGCGCTGGGCGGAAATGGCATGAACATGGCGGCACCGCTGATGGAGGTGAGCGACCTCGCCAAGCACTTCCCGCTGCCGCGCAAGGGCTTCGCGCCGCGCGGGGCGGTGCGGGCCGTCGACGGCATCTCCTTCCAGGTGGGTGCGGGCGAGGTGCTGGGGCTGGTGGGGGAATCCGGTTCCGGCAAGTCCACGGTCGGCCGGCTGGCCTTGCGCCTGCTCGACCCGACGCGGGGTGCCGTCCGCTTCGAGGGACGCGACATCACGCGGGATTCGCTGCGCGCGCTGCGACCGTTGCGGCGGTCGATGCAGATGGTCTTCCAGGACCCCTATGCCAGCCTGAACCCGCGGCGCAGTGTCGGCGAGGCGATCGGCGAGGTGCTGCGCCTGCACGCCATCGGCAGCCGGGCCGACCGGCGCGACCGGGCAGCCGCCCTGCTGGCCAAGGTCGGGTTGGCCTCGGCCGACCTGGGCCGGATGCCGCGCGAGTTCTCGGGCGGGCAGCGCCAGCGCATCGCGATCGCCCGGGCGCTGGCGGTCGAGCCCCGCTTCCTGGTGGCCGACGAGCCGGTTTCGGCGCTCGACGTATCGGTGCAGGCCGGCATCCTGGCCCTGCTGCGCGGTCTCCAGGCCGAGCTGAACCTCGCCATGCTGTTCATCTCGCACGACCTGTCCGTGGTCGAGGTGATGGCCGACCGGGTGATGGTGCTCTATCTGGGCCGGGTCATGGAGGTGGGGCCGACGCGCACCATATTCACCCGGCCGCGCCACCCCTACACCGCCGGCCTGCTGGCGGCCGCCCCCCGCCTGGCCGGCGCCGAGCCACCCAAGGTGGTGCTCCGCGACGAGATCCCGAGCCCGGCCAACCCGCCCAGCGGCTGTGTCTTCCGCACCCGCTGCCCCTTCGTCCTGCCGGCCTGCGCGACCGAGGTTCCCGCCCCGCGGGCGCTGGGCCCCGACCATCAGATGGCCTGCATCCGCGATGACCTCTCCTTCTGACGCGCCCGTCCTGATCGTCGGCGGCCGCGGCTTCGTCGGTTCGGCCGCCGTACGCGGGCTGCTGGCCGAGGGCCGGCCGGTCGCCGTGTTCGGCCCGGCCAGCCCGGTGCCCCTGCCCGACGGCGCACGGGAGATCGTCGGCAGCATCGAGCGGCCGGACGAGATAGCGGCTGCCCTTGCCGCCACCGGCGCCCGTCAGGTGGTGAGTTTCGCCGCCTTCTCGGCCGGTGCCGTCGGCCTTGCGCGGTCGGGCGACGGGGACCCGGAGGGCGCCTTCGCCGTCAATGTGCTGGGGTTTCGCCGGCTGCTGGAAGCCTGCGCCGAGGCCGGCGTGCGGCGGGTGGTCTGGACCAGTTCCACCGTCGTCTTCGGGGCGGCCGAGGACCCGGAAAGCCGGGTCGCCGAGGATGCGCCGCGCCGGCCGGTCCAGGTCTATGGCCTGACCAAGGTCCTGGCCGAGGATGTCGCGCGCTGGTTCGGTCGCGTGCGCGGGCTGGAGACCGTGGCCCTGCGCATTCCGCTGATGATCGGGCCGGGGCTCTGGTACGACGGCGCCGCCGCCGTGCTGAAGCGCATGATCGCAGCCGCCGCACGGGGCGAGGATTTCGCCGCCGAGGTGCCGGCCGGCCGGTTCGACGCGATGCATGTGGACGACCTGGCCCGCCTGATCGGTCGAACGCTCGATGCCCCCAAGGGCCTGGCCGACACCTACAACCTGGCCGGCTACACCACCTCCTATGGCGAGATCGCCGCCACACTGGCCGCGATCGTCCCCGGCTGGCAGGCGCCATTGACCGAGGTGCCGCCGGCCGTCTTCTATCCCTTGCAGGACCAGCGCCGGATCGAGGCCGATATCGGTCTCGATCTGGCACATGATCTGCGATCCACGCTTGCCGACATGCTGAACGAACGGACCCCCACCCCATGAGTTCGAGCCCCATGAGCTATCGCCAGCGCCTGGCCGATCTCGGCATCACCCTGCCGGCCGCCAAGAAGCCCGCCTTTGCCTATGTCCCGGTCGCCGTTCATGGCGGCCTTGCCTGGGTCTCCGGCCAGTTGCCCTGGGAAGGCGACGAGTTGATGGCGCGCGGCAAGCTGGGGGCCGAGATCGACACCGCCCGCGGGCGAGAGATCGCGCGCTGCTGCCTGTTGAACGGGCTGGCCGTGCTGGAGGCCGCCATCGGATCGCTCGACCGGGTCGAGCGCATCGTCAAGGTGACCGGCTTCGTCGCCTCGGCACCGGGATTCCTGGAGCAGCCGGCCGTAGTCGACGGCGCCTCGTCGCTGCTGGGAGAGATCTTCGGCGAGGCCGGGCGCCATGCCCGCTCGGCGGTCGGCGTCGCCGAACTGCCGCGCGGCGTGCCGGTCGAGATCGAGTTCGTTGCCGCCATTTCCGCCTGATTGGGAGGGACACGCCATGCCTGGATCGCGCCTGCGGCTGATCGCCGGATTACTCGCTACGCTTGCCGCCGCCGCACCGGCGCTGGCCGACGATTCCCTGATCTATGGCAAGACCGACCCGGCCGCCAAGGCCGGCGGCAAGATCACGGTCGGCTCGCTGATCGAGCCGCCGTCGCTCGACCCCTTCCTGCAAGGGGCCGACGCCCGCATCCGCGTCAGCGGGCTGATGTACCAGGGCCTGTTCTTCGAGGACCAGGCCGGCATCCCGCGGCCCCTTCTGGCGGCCAGCGTGACGGTGGCACCCGACGCCAAGACCTACACCTTCAAGCTGCGCGAGGGGGTCAAGTTCCACACCGGCCAGGCGATGAGCTCGGCCGACGTGAAGTACAGCTACGACTGGATGCGCGACAGCAAGAACGGCTCGCCCGGCGCCGGCGACCTGTCGTCCGTCACCTCGATCGACGCGCCCGACGCCACGACCGTCGTCTTCAACCTGTCGCGCCCCAACGCGGCCCTGCCGATGACGCTGACCAACAAGTACGGCGCGGTCGTGCCCAACGGCTATTTCGCGGCGGCCGACGCGGGCACCAAGTTCAACGAGGTCTCGGTCGGCACCGGCCCCTACAAGCTGAAGGTGTTCCGCCCGAACTCGGTCCTCGTTCTCGAGCGCAACAAGGACTACTGGCAGAAGGGCCTGCCCTACATCGACGAGGTGACGTTCGCGACGATGCCGAACAGCGCGGCCGTCGTGGTCGCCCTGCAGAACCGGCGCATCGACCTCGCCCTCTTCTCGCGGCCGCAGGATGCCGAGCAACTGAAGACGGCGCCCGGCGTCGAGGTGAAGCGCTGGCCGTCGCTGAACCAGAAGACCATCGACCTCGACGTGAAATACGCCCAGCTTAAGGACGTGCGGGTGCGCCAGGCGATCGCGCTGGCGGTCGACAAGGAAGCGGTGCTGAAGGCCTCGATCGCCGGCTACGGCACCGTCATCGGCACCATGGTCATCGGCATGCAGGACAGTTGGGGCGTGCCGATCGCCCAGCTCGCCAACCAGAAGGTCGACATCGCCAAGGCCAAGGCGCTGCTGGCCGAGGCCGGCCTGGCCGATGGCTTCGACATCGATCTGACCACCATCATCGGCTACGACTGGATGGATGCGGGTGCCGTCACCATCGCCGAGCAGCTGAAGCAGATCGGCATTCGCGTCAACATCAAGAAGATCGACCTCGGCGTCTGGATCCGCAATTTCCGGGCGCGCGAGATGGGCTTCACCTTCAACGACTGGGGCACGACGCCCGACCCCAGCCTGCTGTTCTATCGCCATTTCCGCGCCGCCCCCCAGGGTGCGGACTTCCGCAACTGGAACAACGCCAAGGCGTCCGAGCTGCTGGACCGCGGCCAGGAGGAGACCGACCCGGTCAAGCGCAAGGCGATCTATACCGAGTTCCAGAAGCTGCTGGCCGAGGACCCGGTGTCGATCATGATGTTCTCGGCCGACCTCATCACCGGCCAGCGCGACCGGCTGAAGAACTACGACCAGCACGCCACGGGCTGGTACTTCGGCCTGATCAAGGCATGGCTGGCGAACTGAGCTGACGGGCCGGGTGGCGGTGCCGCCCGGCCCTCGCCCGCCCATCCCCCGCCGCCCTGCCCCCATGTTCCGATTCCTCGCCACCCGCCTGGCCAGTGCTGCCGTCGCCGCATTGCTGTCGAGCCTGGCCGTCTTCCTGCTGATGCGCGCCGTGCCGGGCGACATCGTCGGCCAGATGCTGGGCCAGTCCGGCAACGACCGCACGGCCGAGGCAGCACTGCGCGGCTTCTTCGGCCTCGACCGGCCGCTCTGGGCGCAGTTCGGCGACTGGCTCGCCAACACCTTCACCGGCAATCTCGGCCGCAGTTGGTACCAGGGCCGGCCGGTGGCGACCCTGGTCTGGGACGCCTTCCTGGTGACGGCCGAGATCGCCGTCGCCACCCTGGTCATCGCCACCCTGATCGGCGTGCCGCTGGGCGTGCTGGCCGGCATCCGCGAGGGCACCCGCACCGATGCCGCGATCCAGGCCTTCAACCTGCTGGGCCTGTCGGCACCGGTCTTCTGGATCGGGCTGATGCTGATGGTCGGCGCCTCGGCGCTGCTGGAATGGTCGCCACCCTTCGCCTACATGCCGCCCACCGTCGACCTGGCCGAGAACATCAACATCATCATCCTGCCGGTGCTGAGCCTGTCGCTGCTCCAGGCCGCCGCCTACAGCCACTTCGTGCGCGACACGATGGTGACGGAGCTGCGCCGCGAGTATGTGCGCGCCGCCATCGCCAAGGGGTTGGCGCCGCGTCAGGTCTATTTCAAGCACGCGCTCCGCAACATCCTGATCCCGCTCGTCACCTTCATCGGGCTGATCCTGATCCAGATCCTGGGCGGGGCGGTCGTCATCGAATCGCTCTTTTCGCTGCCGGGCCTGGGCCGCCTGATCCTGTCCGGCATCCAAGGGCGCGACTATCCGGTGGTCCAGGGCGCCCTGCTCTTCGTGGTGCTGATCGCGATCGTGGTCAATTTCGCCATCGACCTGCTCTACGGCCTGATCGACCCGAGGCTGCGGTCGTGAAGGCGCTCGCGGCCTTCCTGCGCGAGCTGTTCGCCACGCCCTTGCAGATCCTCTGTGCGGTGCTGCTGACCATCTTCGCCGTGTTGATCCTGGTGCCCGGGCTGATCGCGCCGCAGTCGCCCTACGCCATCGACGTCGCCCGCGCGCTGCGGCCGCCGTCGGCCGCCCATTGGTTCGGCACCGACGATGTCGGCCGCGACCTCTTCGCCCGCGTCATCCACGGCACGCGCATCACGCTGGGGCTGGTGGCGGGCGCGCTGGCAGCATCCGCCCTGGTGGGTGGGCTGTTGGGGCTGGTCGCGGGCTACTACGGGCGGGCGGCCGACCTGGTCTTCGGCCGGTTCGTCGACATGATCCTGACCTTCCCGCCGGTGATCGCGGGCGTCGTCATCACCGGCGTGCTAGGGCCGGGCGCCCGCAACCTGATCCTGGCCCTGGCCGTGGTCTACGTGCCGATGTTCTTCCGCATCGCGCGCTCGGGCGCGCTCGCCGAGCGCCAGCGCACCTATGTCGAGGCCGCGCGCGCGCTGGGCTTCGGCGAGGCCTCGATCATGCTGCGCCAGGTGCTGCCCAACGTGCTGCCGCTGGTGCTGCTGCAATATGTCATCCTGTTCCCGCTGGCCCTCCAGATCGAGGCGGCGCTGGGCTTCCTCGGCCTCGGCGTCGCCCCGCCGACGCCGGACTGGGGCGCCATCCTGGAGCAGGGCAAGAACTTCATCTTCTCGGCCTGGTGGATGTCGCTGTGGCCGGGACTATTCCTGCTGGGATCGGCCTTCGCCGTGATGGTGCTGGGCCGCACGCTGCAGCAGCGCTTCGACCGGCGCTGAGCCGGCCGCCCCGCCCCGCCTCGTCTGTTCGCAAAGGATCGCCCACCATGCCCGTGCGCCTGGCACTCTTCGAGGACGCCTTCGATGGCGGCCGGCCGCTTCACCTGCCGGCCGCGCCGCGCGCGGTCTATGTCCGGCACGGCACGCTTACCGGCACCAGCGAGAAGACGGGCACGGTGACGCTGGCCGAGGATAGCTGCACCCTGTTCGAAGGCGAACTGGAACTGTCGGGGACCGGCGAGGCCTGGAGCTGGGAGGCGACGCCCTACGACTGGGGCCCGATGGTGACGGACGCCGAGCGGCCGCGCCTGATCGCCGCCCACGCCCTGATGATCGACCCGCGCTACCCGATCCTGATGCGCAGCGACCGGGTGGACTTCCCGCCCGGCATCGTCACGCCCAAGCACGGCCATGGCGGCCCTGGCATCCGTCGTCTGCTGCACGGCCGCCTGGTGGCCGAGATCGCCGACAAGGTGCATCGGGTGGAGCCGGGCGAAGCCTGGTTCGAGACCGGCCGCGACCCCGTGGTCGGGCGCAACGTGGCGCCGGCCAGCGCCTTCGTCCGCACCATCCTGCTGCCGACCGACTATCTGGGCCGCAGCAGCTTCCTGCCCTGGACGGCCGAGGAGGCCGACAAGCCGCGCGGCGTGCAGTACCGGATCTTCTTCGACAGCGTGGTGCGGCTCACCGCGTAGGTACCGCACAGTCCGCCTGCACCTGGCCCGACAGCCAGCGCAGGG encodes:
- the ybaK gene encoding Cys-tRNA(Pro) deacylase — translated: MSKTTRATLALQKAGIAFTTANYDYDPGAERVGLQAAEALGEAPGRVLKTLMAEVDGRPVCAVVPSDREVSMKRLAAAFGGKSAQMMRPADAERLTGYHVGGISPFGQKRQVPTAFEVSALELPYVYINGGQRGLQVRMAPADAVRALAAVSAALVA
- a CDS encoding type II toxin-antitoxin system VapB family antitoxin, translated to MAVQIANPEVVRKIERLASVTGLSKTAAVEMAVDRILREKGRPDLEAQIIALLKQVDAIPDRPDWVDPLEWDEHGLPR
- a CDS encoding RidA family protein, producing MSSSPMSYRQRLADLGITLPAAKKPAFAYVPVAVHGGLAWVSGQLPWEGDELMARGKLGAEIDTARGREIARCCLLNGLAVLEAAIGSLDRVERIVKVTGFVASAPGFLEQPAVVDGASSLLGEIFGEAGRHARSAVGVAELPRGVPVEIEFVAAISA
- a CDS encoding cupin domain-containing protein; translated protein: MPVRLALFEDAFDGGRPLHLPAAPRAVYVRHGTLTGTSEKTGTVTLAEDSCTLFEGELELSGTGEAWSWEATPYDWGPMVTDAERPRLIAAHALMIDPRYPILMRSDRVDFPPGIVTPKHGHGGPGIRRLLHGRLVAEIADKVHRVEPGEAWFETGRDPVVGRNVAPASAFVRTILLPTDYLGRSSFLPWTAEEADKPRGVQYRIFFDSVVRLTA
- a CDS encoding ABC transporter ATP-binding protein, with protein sequence MNMAAPLMEVSDLAKHFPLPRKGFAPRGAVRAVDGISFQVGAGEVLGLVGESGSGKSTVGRLALRLLDPTRGAVRFEGRDITRDSLRALRPLRRSMQMVFQDPYASLNPRRSVGEAIGEVLRLHAIGSRADRRDRAAALLAKVGLASADLGRMPREFSGGQRQRIAIARALAVEPRFLVADEPVSALDVSVQAGILALLRGLQAELNLAMLFISHDLSVVEVMADRVMVLYLGRVMEVGPTRTIFTRPRHPYTAGLLAAAPRLAGAEPPKVVLRDEIPSPANPPSGCVFRTRCPFVLPACATEVPAPRALGPDHQMACIRDDLSF
- a CDS encoding NAD-dependent epimerase/dehydratase family protein produces the protein MTSPSDAPVLIVGGRGFVGSAAVRGLLAEGRPVAVFGPASPVPLPDGAREIVGSIERPDEIAAALAATGARQVVSFAAFSAGAVGLARSGDGDPEGAFAVNVLGFRRLLEACAEAGVRRVVWTSSTVVFGAAEDPESRVAEDAPRRPVQVYGLTKVLAEDVARWFGRVRGLETVALRIPLMIGPGLWYDGAAAVLKRMIAAAARGEDFAAEVPAGRFDAMHVDDLARLIGRTLDAPKGLADTYNLAGYTTSYGEIAATLAAIVPGWQAPLTEVPPAVFYPLQDQRRIEADIGLDLAHDLRSTLADMLNERTPTP
- a CDS encoding mandelate racemase/muconate lactonizing enzyme family protein encodes the protein MARIRDIRIVALEFAVPDDQAYGMARGLTARRGGAIIVVETDEGIEGIGESWGPPRITAEYLRLVKAYFVGTSIFAQRGVAQTIFAKHYHFGIQNQLVSLLSGIDVACHDAMGKVLGLSVADLIGGRQRERVAAYASGGYFTATGNHETTLAAQLEPHVDRGFLAFKIKIGRNPAEDEKRVALARRIIGHDALLTVDSNGNYTFDGVMESIRRIAPYGIHWYEEPLAPQDWKGYAELKTRATVPIATGEALYTVFDMKRLIDGRLADVVQPDLALCGGLDVARTVGILCAAEHLRISPHVWGTGVGLAAAVHFVASLPNYPHSDNVPFPTMVEYDMGRNALQNDIFQEPIQFKDGYLEVPKGPGLGVTLNPEVVARYTVS
- a CDS encoding ABC transporter permease, whose protein sequence is MFRFLATRLASAAVAALLSSLAVFLLMRAVPGDIVGQMLGQSGNDRTAEAALRGFFGLDRPLWAQFGDWLANTFTGNLGRSWYQGRPVATLVWDAFLVTAEIAVATLVIATLIGVPLGVLAGIREGTRTDAAIQAFNLLGLSAPVFWIGLMLMVGASALLEWSPPFAYMPPTVDLAENINIIILPVLSLSLLQAAAYSHFVRDTMVTELRREYVRAAIAKGLAPRQVYFKHALRNILIPLVTFIGLILIQILGGAVVIESLFSLPGLGRLILSGIQGRDYPVVQGALLFVVLIAIVVNFAIDLLYGLIDPRLRS
- a CDS encoding ABC transporter permease; this translates as MKALAAFLRELFATPLQILCAVLLTIFAVLILVPGLIAPQSPYAIDVARALRPPSAAHWFGTDDVGRDLFARVIHGTRITLGLVAGALAASALVGGLLGLVAGYYGRAADLVFGRFVDMILTFPPVIAGVVITGVLGPGARNLILALAVVYVPMFFRIARSGALAERQRTYVEAARALGFGEASIMLRQVLPNVLPLVLLQYVILFPLALQIEAALGFLGLGVAPPTPDWGAILEQGKNFIFSAWWMSLWPGLFLLGSAFAVMVLGRTLQQRFDRR
- a CDS encoding ABC transporter substrate-binding protein encodes the protein MPGSRLRLIAGLLATLAAAAPALADDSLIYGKTDPAAKAGGKITVGSLIEPPSLDPFLQGADARIRVSGLMYQGLFFEDQAGIPRPLLAASVTVAPDAKTYTFKLREGVKFHTGQAMSSADVKYSYDWMRDSKNGSPGAGDLSSVTSIDAPDATTVVFNLSRPNAALPMTLTNKYGAVVPNGYFAAADAGTKFNEVSVGTGPYKLKVFRPNSVLVLERNKDYWQKGLPYIDEVTFATMPNSAAVVVALQNRRIDLALFSRPQDAEQLKTAPGVEVKRWPSLNQKTIDLDVKYAQLKDVRVRQAIALAVDKEAVLKASIAGYGTVIGTMVIGMQDSWGVPIAQLANQKVDIAKAKALLAEAGLADGFDIDLTTIIGYDWMDAGAVTIAEQLKQIGIRVNIKKIDLGVWIRNFRAREMGFTFNDWGTTPDPSLLFYRHFRAAPQGADFRNWNNAKASELLDRGQEETDPVKRKAIYTEFQKLLAEDPVSIMMFSADLITGQRDRLKNYDQHATGWYFGLIKAWLAN
- a CDS encoding ABC transporter ATP-binding protein — its product is MDAGPLLEVRDLRTGFRTRRGMLQAVDGVAFAVARGETVAIVGESGSGKSVTAMSILRLFGRTDRASIAGSILLHGREGGVRDLLTLPEPALRDVRGREIAVIFQDPSASLNPVFTIGEQIREAIRRHRPGDAARADAVAVELLRDVGIADPERRVAAYPHQLSGGMRQRVMIAIALACQPRLLIADEPTTALDVTIQAQIMRLLADLKSARGMGLLFITHDLALVGEIADRVVVMYAGQVVETGATAAILARPRHPYTRALLECRPERRYRDDGQPDDRLLRPIAGAPPRPTEIPAGCRFAPRCPMAEARCTAGPVSLEPVPDDRSSRCLRWAEMA